Genomic window (Bacteroidales bacterium):
CCTTAGGTATGAAAATCACCAACAGGCTGTTAGGATCTTTAAGAAGATCATGAACGAGGATTTGAGTGACCTATATGATCACCTGGCTGAACATATCCGTAGTTATCAATCGGAACGCTTCAGACAGGAGTTCACACAGATATTGGACCGATATTGAACATAAAAACCACAGGTATGGAAGTGATCATAACAGGAATGAGAAGGAGCGGAACAACCATATTGTATGATTTGTTCTATGAAGACCAAAGATTTGATGCTTATTATGAGCCCTTTGCCTTTGGGAAGAAAGACATTGGCGGAGGTAGCGGGTTGAGAAAGGTTTCATTTATGGATAAGTTGAATCAAAGAAGGAAAGAATTTCTAGAGCAGTATGATCCGCAACAAACCCCGGAGATCTTTAACCTTGGAGCTCCAACAGATCTCAGGAAAGAGATGAACCGTAGTATTCCGGATATACACAGTCAATATCTGCAATATTTGGCATCGGAAAATACCTATACCCTTTTTAAATTTGTCCGGTTATTTAACAAATTGCCAGAGATGCATAAAATATTTCCTGATGCCCGGGTAATTCATATTTTGAAAGATCCCAGAAGAATAGCGTTTTCTCATGTCATTGGTTCCAAGGAACCCAAAGATAAATTCATCAGGCTGCGGCACAGGGTAAAAAGACGGTATCAAAGAGCATTTTTCTTTCAGGTAAAGAAGGGGTTCAATTTTTGGAGTGCTGAAAACATGATCAATGTGATCATTGATGAATGGCAGGGATATCATTCATTTAAAGGTGCACCAGCTTTTGAAAAAGTGATGCTCCTGTGGAAAATCATCAATGATCAGATCGTCAAGGATGGCCAGGCGTATTTCGGCGATAATTTCATGAGCGTTAAACATGAGGAGTTATGCACGCATCCCGCCCAGACCCTTGAAAGGATATATGATTGTGTAGGCATGAATTTACCTGAGAATGTCAGGGTATTGGGGACAAGTAACCTTAAGCCGCCCCGGCAGATTTTCAAAAGAAAAAACAAAAACTGGAGCCGGGCAGCTCAAAGAACCAGAATTGATTTAAGTGAATGGGAGCAGTATTAGAAAATGGAAGGATATCTTTCAAAAAACAAGATCGATTATGTGCTGTTCCATCTAGGATCGGTAATTGAACTGACCGATGAGATCATATCACATTTAATTTTTCAAAAGAATGATGAGGCAGATACAGGTTTCGGCATTCATATGCCATTATCAAGGGAACCTCTGAATATTACTCAAATCATCGTGATAGAGAATATT
Coding sequences:
- a CDS encoding sulfotransferase, giving the protein MEVIITGMRRSGTTILYDLFYEDQRFDAYYEPFAFGKKDIGGGSGLRKVSFMDKLNQRRKEFLEQYDPQQTPEIFNLGAPTDLRKEMNRSIPDIHSQYLQYLASENTYTLFKFVRLFNKLPEMHKIFPDARVIHILKDPRRIAFSHVIGSKEPKDKFIRLRHRVKRRYQRAFFFQVKKGFNFWSAENMINVIIDEWQGYHSFKGAPAFEKVMLLWKIINDQIVKDGQAYFGDNFMSVKHEELCTHPAQTLERIYDCVGMNLPENVRVLGTSNLKPPRQIFKRKNKNWSRAAQRTRIDLSEWEQY